The DNA region GATTGTACTTAATTCCTGTCATTTTGTTTCATCACAAGAAGCTGGACATAGACATGGTCgtcacactttatttttttgtttaagtttaaTGCATCAATAGAGACAATTAGGTTGATGTGCTGTTATTAGACCTTCTATGTCTTTGTCAAGTATGTAATCAAATTAACCAAACGTCCAACTAAGTGGCTTACAACCCTCATACAGAGGAGCACCAAGGTAAACAAGTCCACTGCAGTGTATAGCCCTTGTGACTTTAGGCACTTATTAAACGTGATATGGCTTCTTATATGGTCAGTTATGGTTGCCAGACATGGCTCTTTATGGGGAGTTACTCACTTTTCAGCACTTTCCCCTTAATGCTTCTTCttttgtaaattgttttgttgcctgtCATGCTTTAACAGTACATGATCCATTGTTACTAGTGAGTAACAATACTTTCTGttgcaaacagtttttttctacattaccCATCTCCGACACACTGCAGTATTCCTACTACACTAATTCTGAATCCCAAGAGTAaaatgtgttacattacattacattacattacagtcatttagcagacggtGTTGTATTTTCCCTGTGAAAAAACACTagtgattttaaaaatattacttGATTTGGACAAAAGGCGTAGTGGAATCACCCTATTGTGCGTTGAAAATGTATGAACTTACATTTTTTCCTTACATGTTTCTCACAATTTGTCACTGAATTGAGCTACACTCTGAAACCATGTCTTCTCCACCTGCTCCTTCCCGAGCTCCCAGAGATTACGGAGAATGCGGATGCCCCTCCTGGATGAAATCATCAGATACTCTGCATTTTCCGGATGCAAAGCCACAGCGCGACGAGCTAAAACCAACGACTGGCAGAAGCGGGACAGCACTAGCACATAGAGAcaatctctctctgcctcattgAGGGGAAGGACACTTTCCCAGCCAGCAAGGACAGACCCACCCACCTCTATAGGTTTAGGGTGCTCCGTCATCATGTACATGATAGCGATGGCTAGCTCATGGATGTAGTagccgctgttcatgtccccaAAGTCAAGGATACCAGAAATCCTGTGGCCGTCACTTTCATCAGGTTGGACAAGCACATTGAGGTCATTGAAGTCACCATGGTTAATGccttagaaagaaaaaagatacaatgttgtttatatattcatatatatacactaataCTCCTATATTCAGTGACATATCCACTTCCTGCTGACAGTGTACAAGGTATTAATGAGCTGTTTCAAGAGAATTGAGTAGAAGAGTGTTTGTATTTACCAGCTCCcttattcaaatgtttaaaagcaaatataatACTCACACCTGCGGAAATTGGAGCGTTTAGGGATCACAGAGGTCTTGTACTGATGAATGACAGACTTCACAACCTCTTCAAGAGGATCGCCTTCTAAGATATTGATGTATGCTTCCAGGCTGGGAACATTTGACAGACTCCATATGaacttctctctctgcagcacgCTAAGATGAGGGTGCTccatctggaaaaaaacagttataATACAGAGAAGCGTCACGTTTAATGAGCTGTGAGGGGCTGGTGCTTTATTATATAGATTATCTGAATTAGATTGTAAAATAACGCAAACATAGGCGACAATGAAGTAGCATAAATAGGTAGTTAGTAAATTCATAATGAAAGAACTCAAATTCTAAACATCACCAGTAGTGGCAGATGATGTCACTTAAGACAAATTTAGAAAACAATCTTAAAGGTTTGTCTCGACAATATCCTTTTTAAATAGTGCAGCACTTTGGTGTAACAACGATCTTTGGTATTACAAAACAATGTAAACGATCTAAGAGTTTCCTAGGTATGTTACCATTATACCTCTTGTAGGATTTGGTCCATTCTGGCTGCCATCTTGCCAGTTTCATAAAGTAACTGTGGCGTTAAAGGAACCTTGGAAATAGTGGTCCCAGGCAAATAGGACAGCAGCCTCACCATGTACTTCTGACAGCCATTGCCACAATCTGCAAAAGGTAACAACAGGATTAGTGTTACAGCCATTCCACTCGCTCTCATCATCATGAAGCATGACCTTGATGTCGTGACCTTGCTCAGGGtcacaattattattactagaGTGTGTGAGTATTAATATTACTGAGGACATGAACATGCCACTGTCTGCTATATTGCAAAAGACTTAAGCCACACGGGCTCTAAATTCTTTGGGGCATGGCATGTTAGCGCACCTCCCCAACAAATTCCTAAAGCAAAGCTgaaaatatctctctctctctctctctgaaagcATTTACCCCGGGGCTAATTTCAACTACTGCACAAGAACAGGTACAAACATGAATTAAGCCCTCAACGATCATTGAATATCATAACTTTACTTTATAAGAGTTTGGAAGAAATGCATCAATTTAAAACAgcattgcttttgttttatgaacCTAAATAATGAACATTAGGAATATGTTTGTTGCAATTCCATGACTTAATTATATGAACcagtaaatgtttaatttaatagattatgcatttaaaaaggCAAGCAGCTGCAGCGTGAGTttactgaaagaaaatgttatacTGTATGATATCTCGTTGAACTCTTTGCCTTTGACTGAGGGAGACAATTTTTACCCTAGTATGTGGGTGTGCTGGAAGGTGAAAGCTTTAGATGTTTTGAttgtaaaaaggtaaaaactAAAGAAATTAGCCCCAGCCAGAGAACAGTCAAAGCAATTTAGTGGAATTCAAATCTCCTTGAATCACGTTAGAACAAAAATGCCAAAGGTTAGAGATTTACCATAACATTCACCTGCAGTGCTTCTTCTACTTCTGGcatttaactaaataaattCCTACCTCTCCCAAGCCTTCTGTGTttgcatacatgcatacacCCTTGATTGCGCTTACTTCTAAGGTCCGACGTGTATGACTGGTTTCGTACCTATTTCTTCTAGGCTCATGAGCTTTCCTGAAGCGTTGGGTAGGGCCGTTTGAGACGGAAGTCCATTCTGGTGCAGGACGGACATGGCGTACGTCTGTATCTCAATCAGAGAGGTGTTCTTACTGTCCTCTGAGTTCATTATCTTCAGGATGTACTCGCCACCATCGATGGACGCCACATAGAGGTTCTGGTCATCGTAGCTCGGCAGAGAGCGGATCTCTGATGGCGTCAGCCTGAAAAGCCTCTTCATGATCCCAACCACCTGAGGATGGCTGAAGTTGGGCTTGGCATGCTTTGCTGACATTATTGCTGAATTAAAACAACATGGtatcagaaaaataaacaaataaattctgttgcagaaatgtacaaaacaaaagcatcatAGTATCCTATGTTATTTAGAATAATTTGAAATACAAAATTTTGCATGAAACTGCTAAAGGGTGCAATACGGCAAGCTGCATGCCTCTTTataaatcaaaattaaatatttttgtcattatgtgattttcttatttaaatttaaaactaTTGTTGAGTGAtagtgaaattattattttccggcaacacaaatacattttacaagtaATTTATAGTATTATACTaataacacacattcataaaatccagcttctccaatgtgagtatttgcaaataaaatatgCCAACTTGGACTCTGGGAGAGTGTGATGGTCAtttgtcacctttttttctgatatctttaatactaaataataaatcactgcaataaaataataaaacttgtTTGCAGCCAAGTTTAAGCCCCATCCAAAAATAACTACTGCACCAATGGTAATGTTTTTTCCACCTGCATTGACAATCATTTcagtattatttaaaaaaaattctatgacttttcttttgcaAGTATTTATGGGAAGGaaccacattacattacattacagtcatttagcagacgcttttatccaaagcgacttacaggaaccACCAGGCTACAACtacaaaaaaagttacattttgaattttgaaatataaacttTGTCTGAATAAATAGCCAACCAGTTTTATGAGTTGATCTGTGTCAACAAAAGCTTTGACAAGTGAGCTGTTGTAAGTTCATTCAATACAGTCTATGTATTCTAAACACTGCATACGATATGCTAGTCAATGTCACATTAAATAAGAGACATGGCGGCTGATAACAAGCGACTCACAGGTCGGTAAACCTACCTCACGTTGTAACAGAAAGTAACACGTAACGTGGCGTGTTCCCCCCTAACAGACCATGCTGTCCACGCTAACGTCTTACCTTAAGACGctactgagaaaaaaacaatctacaTCCGGTgggatttttcaaaataaagagaaCAGTACAGTAGAGTTTGTCAGTAACAGAGAACGAGATTATCGTGCGCATTTTAGGGATCAATCCACCTTGTAATTAATCTGCTCTTTTGATAGCGTACTTTGGGTTTGTTCAGCACcagcaaaaaatgatttttttcaattattagAGAGCTAAAAGCAAAAGATTATCAAAGAGCAAATCGGAACCAGATAAACAATCTTTTTCTTTGCAAACGTCTTTATTAAATTGTAAAACCATTgtcaagtaaaatacatttacatttaaaagtctTACCGGTAAATCTGTGATTTTGGCAATACCTTTAAATttgaacatatttattatagtaATGAGCTGttttaactgaactgaactgtgAAAATCAGTTACTTACAAAATACATCCGATAGTTCATTTGTAAATAAGTACATGGATGACATATCCTAAATTGAGCATAGAAGggagaaaatgttgaaatgtgtatagaaatgaaacacaaagttCTTGTTCAATTTAGGCTACCACCCTTGAGTCTcatttcaacatttgttttataaaatgtgcCTACATTCCATTAAAGACACGACACTTCCTTAACTTCCCTGAAGGAACCAAGCCTCATCCCAAATTACCttattatctttatcttatATAATTCTATATTTGTCCCCCTAAAACGTTTGTCTCTGTGGAAGCAGCGGCGTGATATAACCTACACTTACTTATATTCACATAGATATTGACGAAATATGTAAcatgataatacattttgaaggtAGATAGCAATCTATCTTCTTCATTTAGCCCCAGattgttttgtctctcatacATCcgttgggggaaaaaacagtgaaaaagagCAGGTTGTATCTTTGTCAATTTTTCTGATTCTCATCTTGCAATTTCGACTTTtaataaacaagcaaacagcGCTCTGTGTGGCAGCAGAGTGGGACTTCATGGCTCTGCCAGCATATCAACCAAACAAtgagctgcagaaaaaaaagctctgtagaGCTAAGGGGACCCTGCAAGTGACAACCTTTACATTAAACACATGAcccattttttatataaaaataaatattgctgCAGCTTTCAAAATAGACAGCTTGTGCTTTGTGAGGATCAGTTCAGCGTTATTGTCCTGCAAGGGGTTAACTTTTGTTTACAGCCACGATTCAACAAGCAGTACATATAAAAACgaaacataacaataaaaattAGACAGTACAAGAACTcgataaaaataacttttcaccGGTAACAGAGTTTTCCTTTTTGTGGAATGCCTTTGTCGTCCAATTCAGGGGCCAGCTGTCTAAAAGCTCCACCTTCCGCTCCAGACATACTAGCTTATAATGACTGCATCTCCTCTACAATGTTAATTTGATGGATTTCAGCACACAAATGGCTGCTGGAACAAAGAAAGccttaaatgtcaaactacCCTTGCAGGGGGTGCTGAGAACAATCCAGAACCGCATTGGCCTTCCTGACAGCTTGTTGATGGTAGAAGTCAGTAAGCTGGGCCttatttaatacaa from Anoplopoma fimbria isolate UVic2021 breed Golden Eagle Sablefish chromosome 8, Afim_UVic_2022, whole genome shotgun sequence includes:
- the hykk.2 gene encoding hydroxylysine kinase; the encoded protein is MSAKHAKPNFSHPQVVGIMKRLFRLTPSEIRSLPSYDDQNLYVASIDGGEYILKIMNSEDSKNTSLIEIQTYAMSVLHQNGLPSQTALPNASGKLMSLEEIDCGNGCQKYMVRLLSYLPGTTISKVPLTPQLLYETGKMAARMDQILQEMEHPHLSVLQREKFIWSLSNVPSLEAYINILEGDPLEEVVKSVIHQYKTSVIPKRSNFRRCINHGDFNDLNVLVQPDESDGHRISGILDFGDMNSGYYIHELAIAIMYMMTEHPKPIEVGGSVLAGWESVLPLNEAERDCLYVLVLSRFCQSLVLARRAVALHPENAEYLMISSRRGIRILRNLWELGKEQVEKTWFQSVAQFSDKL